In one window of Gorilla gorilla gorilla isolate KB3781 chromosome 2, NHGRI_mGorGor1-v2.1_pri, whole genome shotgun sequence DNA:
- the TUSC2 gene encoding tumor suppressor candidate 2 produces MGASGSKARGLWPFASAAGGGGSEAAGAEQALVRPRGRAVPPFVFTRRGSMFYDEDGDLAHEFYEETIVTKNGQKRAKLRRVHKNLIPQGIVKLDPPRIHVDFPVILYEV; encoded by the exons ATGGGCGCCAGCGGGTCCAAAGCTCGGGGCCTGTGGCCCTTCGCCTCGGCGGCCGGAGGCGGCGGCTCAGAGGCAGCAGGAGCTGAGCAAGCTTTGGTGCGGCCTCGGGGCCGAGCTGTGCCCCCCTTCGTATTCACGCGCCGCGG CTCTATGTTCTATGATGAGGATGGGGATCTGGCTCACGAGTTCTATGAGGAGACAATCGTCACCAAGAACGGGCAGAAGCGGGCCAAGCTGAGGCGAGTGCATAAGAATCTGATTCCTCAG GGCATCGTGAAGCTGGATCCCCCCCGCATCCACGTGGATTTCCCTGTGATCCTCTATGAGgtgtga